One window from the genome of Nitrosospira multiformis encodes:
- the flhF gene encoding flagellar biosynthesis protein FlhF, with product MSIKRFFAKTTRDALHMVRDALGPDGAIISNRAVDGGIEILALGPDDITALMPPSIADGIEGASTPGNGAREVELLSEPLIEPLNQARDMDPTATGKFAERGVPADAGVKDLPRLHFPVFDGNQEQQAERWIIPDLSAESRQTKSRTLSGVHEAKAKPDFINGDDHGQSTIGSRSWADISMERVVGRITGGREPVDLPAPESGTPRKKRRAAINPREKSSPGTQVTRATRAAPVPAKKTPPVFDPRQIADEVAASVLSEIQSMRGTLEQQLAALSWNEQQRRYPIRGQVLRQLLAAGFSASLAHDLLDRLPVGQLTGQRTGQPTEQFAEPITGQEGQRAEKREKDAMNWVKTVLAGNLPTIGNENEMLEKGGVYALVGPTGVGKTTTTAKLAARCVVRHGSDKLALLTTDGYRIGGHEQLRIYGKILGVSVYAVKDAQDLTLALAELRGKHMVLIDTVGMGQRDKMVTEQVAMLAGCGTGIKRLLLLNAASSGDTLNEVVHAYQGDDLAGAIITKLDEAVTTGCVLDTAIRHQLPLYYVATGQRVPEDLHLADSTHLVDNAFNNLPVASPFAVPEDALPMLMAGVKRGMANPDSNGAYFG from the coding sequence ATGAGCATTAAACGATTTTTCGCAAAAACGACGCGTGACGCATTGCATATGGTGCGCGATGCGCTCGGGCCCGATGGGGCGATTATTTCTAATCGCGCGGTGGATGGGGGCATTGAAATACTGGCATTGGGTCCCGACGACATCACGGCGCTGATGCCGCCGTCTATAGCGGACGGGATTGAAGGTGCTTCAACTCCGGGCAATGGAGCGCGGGAAGTCGAGTTGCTCAGCGAACCGCTAATCGAACCGCTGAATCAGGCGCGGGACATGGACCCCACTGCCACAGGAAAGTTTGCTGAACGTGGAGTGCCGGCCGATGCCGGAGTCAAAGATTTGCCGCGGCTTCATTTCCCCGTTTTTGACGGGAACCAGGAGCAGCAAGCCGAACGCTGGATCATTCCGGATCTTTCGGCTGAATCCCGTCAAACGAAAAGCCGGACGCTGTCCGGAGTGCATGAGGCGAAGGCGAAACCGGATTTCATCAACGGAGACGACCATGGGCAGTCTACTATAGGGTCTCGCAGCTGGGCAGACATATCAATGGAGCGGGTAGTGGGCCGGATAACGGGTGGGCGGGAGCCGGTGGATCTGCCAGCTCCGGAATCCGGGACCCCTCGCAAAAAACGGCGTGCCGCAATCAATCCACGCGAAAAATCCAGCCCGGGGACTCAAGTTACCCGAGCTACCCGAGCAGCTCCGGTTCCTGCAAAAAAAACACCACCCGTATTTGATCCCCGTCAGATCGCTGACGAGGTTGCCGCAAGCGTACTCAGCGAAATCCAGTCGATGCGCGGCACTCTGGAACAACAATTGGCCGCACTGAGCTGGAACGAACAACAACGGCGTTATCCCATACGCGGGCAAGTGTTGCGTCAACTGCTGGCGGCAGGCTTTAGCGCCTCCCTTGCACATGATTTGCTGGATCGGTTGCCCGTAGGACAACTTACGGGACAACGGACGGGACAACCCACGGAACAATTCGCGGAACCCATCACGGGTCAGGAAGGACAGCGGGCGGAGAAGCGCGAGAAAGATGCGATGAACTGGGTAAAGACGGTATTGGCAGGCAATCTTCCAACGATTGGCAACGAGAACGAAATGCTTGAAAAAGGTGGTGTTTACGCGCTGGTGGGGCCAACCGGTGTGGGTAAGACCACTACCACGGCCAAGCTTGCAGCGCGTTGTGTCGTGCGCCATGGGTCGGACAAGCTGGCGTTGCTGACGACGGATGGTTACAGGATCGGCGGGCACGAGCAACTGCGCATCTACGGCAAGATTCTGGGCGTCTCGGTCTACGCGGTGAAAGATGCCCAGGACCTGACCCTTGCCTTGGCGGAGCTGCGAGGCAAACATATGGTACTGATAGACACGGTGGGGATGGGCCAGCGCGACAAGATGGTAACCGAGCAAGTGGCAATGCTGGCCGGATGCGGTACCGGGATCAAACGTTTGCTGTTGCTCAATGCGGCATCCAGTGGGGACACGCTGAACGAAGTGGTTCACGCCTATCAGGGCGATGACCTGGCGGGAGCCATCATCACCAAACTGGACGAAGCGGTTACCACGGGTTGCGTGCTTGACACGGCGATCCGCCATCAGTTGCCGCTTTACTATGTCGCTACCGGCCAGCGTGTTCCGGAGGATCTGCATCTGGCCGATTCCACCCATCTGGTTGACAACGCATTCAACAATCTACCCGTCGCATCCCCTTTTGCTGTGCCGGAGGATGCCTTGCCGATGCTCATGGCGGGTGTAAAGAGGGGTATGGCGAATCCGGATAGTAATGGAGCTTATTTTGGCTAA
- the tssK gene encoding type VI secretion system baseplate subunit TssK, protein MMSWNNKVVWSEGLFLQPQHFQQHDRYVERLVEGRAAPLLGYSWGFSNMELNLAAVTLGKVQLTAARGIFPDGTPFDFPSEDMPPLPLDIDVDTRNEFIVLALPMRRSGMDETDTGTNQDNSLARFSVEEREVADSNADSQNSAFLQVGQLRLRVMRKRDVTDAYTTLDVVQITERRADNQLVFQKEFIPPMLCVGSNVTLTGYANELHGLLHQRGETLASRVAQPGRGGVAEVADFLMLQTVNRYEPLFAHLSTHRLLHPERLFSACLGLAGDLATFTHDNRRPPTYPEYQHDALAHCFMPLITDLRRSLSMVLEQNAIPIELQDRKYGIRVAVIPDQELLKTAHFVLAVNAQLPVETLRTRFPAQVKIGSVERIRDLVNLALPGIPLNSLPVAPRQIPFHAGFSYFELERGGEIWKQLERSGGLAMHVAGEFPGLELEFWAIRR, encoded by the coding sequence ATGATGTCCTGGAACAATAAAGTCGTATGGTCTGAGGGGCTATTTCTTCAGCCACAACATTTTCAGCAGCACGACCGTTATGTCGAAAGGCTGGTGGAAGGCCGTGCGGCGCCATTGCTCGGCTATAGCTGGGGATTCAGCAACATGGAACTCAACCTTGCCGCGGTTACGCTCGGCAAGGTGCAACTGACCGCGGCACGCGGGATTTTTCCTGACGGCACGCCGTTCGATTTTCCCTCCGAGGATATGCCGCCTTTACCCCTGGATATCGACGTTGATACCAGGAATGAATTTATCGTGCTGGCGTTACCCATGCGACGCTCGGGGATGGATGAAACGGATACGGGCACTAACCAGGACAACTCCCTTGCACGCTTCTCGGTAGAAGAACGGGAAGTCGCCGATTCCAATGCCGACTCTCAGAACAGTGCATTCCTGCAGGTGGGACAGCTTCGCTTGCGGGTTATGCGCAAGCGTGATGTAACCGATGCCTACACAACGCTGGATGTAGTGCAAATTACGGAACGGCGTGCCGACAATCAACTGGTCTTCCAGAAGGAGTTCATTCCGCCCATGCTGTGCGTGGGCAGTAACGTCACCCTGACGGGATACGCAAACGAATTACATGGCCTGCTTCACCAGCGAGGCGAAACACTTGCCTCACGGGTTGCACAACCGGGCCGTGGCGGAGTCGCGGAGGTCGCCGATTTTCTTATGCTACAGACTGTTAATCGTTACGAGCCCTTGTTTGCACACCTTTCAACCCACCGGCTACTGCACCCGGAGCGCTTGTTCAGCGCATGTCTTGGCCTCGCTGGGGATTTGGCAACATTCACCCACGACAATCGCCGGCCGCCAACCTATCCAGAATATCAGCATGATGCACTGGCACACTGTTTCATGCCACTCATAACCGATTTACGCCGCTCGTTAAGCATGGTACTGGAGCAAAACGCCATTCCAATCGAGCTGCAGGATCGTAAATATGGCATACGGGTTGCGGTAATTCCAGACCAGGAGCTGCTTAAAACCGCACACTTTGTTCTTGCCGTCAACGCACAGTTGCCAGTGGAAACGCTGCGAACGCGCTTCCCCGCTCAGGTTAAAATCGGGTCTGTCGAGCGCATTCGAGATCTCGTTAATCTGGCTTTGCCCGGCATTCCCCTCAATTCTTTGCCGGTTGCCCCGCGGCAGATACCCTTCCATGCAGGATTCAGCTACTTCGAGCTCGAAAGGGGGGGTGAAATCTGGAAGCAACTGGAACGCTCCGGTGGCCTGGCAATGCATGTCGCCGGCGAGTTCCCCGGACTTGAACTTGAATTCTGGGCCATAAGACGGTAA
- the tssJ gene encoding type VI secretion system lipoprotein TssJ produces MKPFLYLAQIISVIALLFLAGCASTPKPVIIKVSLHAKSGVNPDSHGRASPVVVKFYELKSVAAFDATDFFSVFDSEQKTLGAELLNSEVFQLRPGEKLELDRPLHLDARHVAAVAAFRDLEHAQWRASLAIPPKQKISRIVIQLDGNRILIGAEGECSFLCELSLQKPQSLGNLQEIQKP; encoded by the coding sequence ATGAAGCCTTTTCTATATCTTGCCCAAATTATTTCTGTTATTGCGCTTCTTTTCCTGGCCGGATGCGCCAGCACGCCGAAGCCCGTCATCATTAAAGTCTCTCTTCATGCAAAATCAGGGGTGAATCCGGATTCGCATGGCAGGGCTTCGCCAGTGGTGGTGAAGTTTTATGAGCTCAAATCCGTTGCGGCATTTGATGCCACGGATTTCTTCTCTGTTTTCGACAGCGAACAAAAAACACTCGGTGCCGAGTTGCTTAACAGCGAAGTATTCCAGCTCCGCCCGGGGGAAAAGCTGGAACTCGACAGACCCTTGCATCTGGATGCTCGCCATGTGGCGGCAGTTGCCGCATTCCGGGATCTTGAACACGCGCAATGGCGGGCATCCCTGGCTATTCCTCCGAAGCAGAAAATCTCCCGGATAGTCATCCAGCTTGATGGAAACAGAATCCTGATTGGCGCGGAGGGTGAATGCTCATTTTTGTGCGAACTTTCGTTACAGAAACCACAGTCACTCGGCAATTTGCAAGAAATCCAGAAACCTTAA
- the flhC gene encoding flagellar transcriptional regulator FlhC, with protein MAKRSVVSEAKEIQTAIEMIDLGARLQLLESETSLSRERLIKLYKELKGVSPPKGMLPFSADWFLTWQPNIHSSVFADIYRYLLTHADCRGISAIIKSYKLYLEHCKMSEMEPVLSLTRAWTLVRFFEGRILQTASCTQCGGHFVVYTHDLYSRYVCGLCHTPSRAGKTNKSRVAALTSIAATPSAAPIAS; from the coding sequence GTGGCGAAAAGAAGCGTAGTGTCAGAAGCCAAAGAGATTCAGACCGCAATCGAGATGATCGATCTGGGCGCGCGGCTGCAACTGCTGGAGAGTGAAACCAGTCTGAGCCGCGAGCGGCTTATCAAGCTCTACAAGGAATTGAAAGGCGTTTCCCCCCCCAAAGGAATGCTACCATTTTCCGCTGACTGGTTTTTGACCTGGCAACCCAATATTCATTCTTCCGTTTTTGCCGATATTTATCGTTATCTGCTCACGCACGCCGATTGCCGTGGCATCTCCGCGATTATCAAAAGCTATAAGCTTTATCTGGAGCATTGCAAGATGAGCGAAATGGAACCGGTATTGAGCCTGACACGCGCCTGGACCCTGGTGCGGTTTTTCGAGGGCCGTATCCTGCAGACCGCATCCTGTACCCAGTGCGGCGGACATTTCGTAGTGTATACCCACGATCTTTACAGCCGCTATGTGTGCGGGTTGTGCCACACTCCTTCACGCGCCGGCAAAACCAACAAATCCCGTGTAGCCGCACTGACAAGTATAGCTGCCACCCCATCTGCGGCACCCATCGCATCCTGA
- the flhD gene encoding flagellar transcriptional regulator FlhD, producing the protein MNANELTMEIKELNLTYLMLAQQMVRTDQDMAIFRLGISKDIAEILAVLTPGQILKLSNSNVMLCRIRFDDSLVLGMLANYGKEKTMVQSHAAILLAGQPVEQIS; encoded by the coding sequence ATGAACGCTAACGAACTGACAATGGAAATCAAGGAACTCAATCTGACCTATTTGATGCTGGCTCAGCAGATGGTGCGCACGGATCAGGATATGGCGATTTTCCGGTTGGGAATCAGCAAGGATATCGCCGAAATATTGGCAGTTCTGACGCCAGGCCAGATTCTTAAGCTGTCAAACTCCAACGTGATGCTGTGCCGCATACGCTTCGATGACAGCCTGGTGCTGGGTATGCTCGCCAACTATGGCAAAGAGAAAACAATGGTGCAGTCACATGCTGCTATTTTACTGGCAGGTCAGCCAGTTGAACAAATCTCCTGA
- a CDS encoding Stp1/IreP family PP2C-type Ser/Thr phosphatase encodes MVRLLSAGATDLGLRRGNNEDAYLAMPELGFFAIADGMGGEAAGETASRYFIETAQAAFRSEVPSSEETNYALVQKVFSCSNKRIFEHAEQNPDDHGMGCTGDLLAFYRDRYVIGHVGDSRVYLLRDGSLRQLTRDHSLVQLQVDRGMLTPEEARNHPRKNILLRALGTDPAVSFDMLEGSGLNGDIFLLCSDGLTDMVDDAAIQDTLVSTETISQKVKSLIGTALSAGGRDNITVILCEVQMNGAVESSSGAA; translated from the coding sequence ATGGTCAGGTTACTCTCGGCAGGCGCAACCGACTTGGGGCTCCGGCGCGGCAATAACGAGGATGCGTACCTTGCTATGCCTGAACTTGGATTCTTTGCCATTGCGGACGGGATGGGGGGTGAAGCGGCCGGAGAAACCGCCAGCAGGTATTTTATAGAAACGGCGCAAGCTGCTTTCCGCAGCGAGGTTCCTTCTTCGGAAGAAACAAATTATGCATTGGTTCAAAAAGTGTTCAGTTGCTCGAATAAACGAATATTTGAGCATGCGGAACAAAATCCTGATGATCATGGAATGGGGTGCACTGGAGATCTTCTGGCATTTTATCGCGACAGGTATGTTATCGGGCACGTGGGAGACAGCCGGGTTTACTTGTTACGGGATGGCAGCTTGCGGCAGCTAACCCGGGATCATTCCCTGGTGCAGCTTCAAGTGGATCGTGGAATGCTTACTCCGGAGGAGGCAAGAAATCATCCAAGAAAAAACATCCTCCTTCGGGCGCTAGGCACGGATCCGGCGGTATCCTTCGATATGCTGGAGGGCAGCGGACTGAACGGCGACATATTTCTCTTGTGTTCCGATGGACTGACGGACATGGTGGATGATGCGGCGATTCAGGATACGCTTGTTTCGACAGAGACGATCTCGCAAAAAGTGAAGAGTCTGATCGGAACAGCTTTATCGGCCGGAGGCCGAGACAATATCACTGTCATTCTTTGTGAAGTACAGATGAATGGGGCGGTGGAATCCAGTAGCGGTGCTGCTTAA
- the flhB gene encoding flagellar biosynthesis protein FlhB has protein sequence MSEESDLEKTEPASPRKLEKSREEGQIPRSPELSTFAVLIAAGCGLWVMGGHLTTQLSTLMKDGMKVPRDAGFDSSLLLDRLFDQSLDALFAFSPFFILMFLVAIAAPMLISGWLFSWNSLAPKFNRLNPVSGVGRMFSLNSLIELAKALLKAALIGGAGVWTIWHNKEAVLSLIAAPLAVGAGHMGNLIITSFLAIAGTMVLIAAVDVPFKLWDHYRKLKMTKEEVRQENKETDGDPQMKARIRAKQREAARKRMMAEIPKADVIVTNPTHYSVVLKYEDGKMRAPCVVAKGSHLLALKIREIGQQHNIPLLEAPPLARALYHHAELGDEIPQTLYNAVAEVLAYVYQLRRHREYGGKAPSLPDALEVPAELDPENTASK, from the coding sequence GTGAGCGAAGAGAGTGATCTCGAAAAAACGGAACCTGCATCGCCGCGGAAGCTGGAGAAGTCCCGCGAAGAGGGACAGATTCCTCGTTCCCCCGAACTTTCCACGTTTGCGGTTCTGATTGCCGCCGGCTGCGGCCTGTGGGTGATGGGCGGACATCTCACCACGCAGCTTTCCACGTTGATGAAAGATGGAATGAAGGTGCCGCGCGATGCCGGCTTCGATTCCAGCCTGCTCCTCGATCGGCTGTTCGATCAATCCCTCGATGCCCTGTTTGCGTTTTCCCCTTTCTTCATCCTGATGTTCCTGGTGGCGATCGCTGCACCAATGCTCATATCCGGCTGGCTCTTCAGCTGGAATTCGCTTGCACCTAAATTCAATCGGCTCAACCCCGTCAGCGGAGTGGGCCGCATGTTCTCGCTGAACAGTCTGATCGAACTGGCCAAAGCGCTTCTCAAGGCCGCGCTGATCGGCGGGGCGGGAGTCTGGACGATCTGGCATAACAAGGAAGCGGTGCTGTCATTGATTGCCGCTCCGCTTGCCGTGGGTGCCGGTCATATGGGAAATTTGATCATCACGAGCTTTCTCGCCATAGCGGGAACCATGGTGCTGATTGCGGCGGTGGATGTGCCCTTCAAGCTCTGGGATCACTACCGCAAACTCAAGATGACCAAGGAAGAAGTGCGCCAGGAAAACAAGGAAACCGATGGCGATCCACAAATGAAAGCTCGCATCCGCGCCAAGCAGCGTGAGGCGGCAAGAAAACGGATGATGGCCGAAATTCCCAAAGCCGACGTAATCGTCACCAATCCGACGCATTATTCCGTTGTACTCAAGTATGAAGACGGCAAGATGCGCGCACCGTGCGTTGTTGCCAAGGGCTCACATCTGCTGGCGCTGAAAATTCGCGAGATAGGCCAGCAACATAACATACCGCTGCTCGAAGCGCCGCCGCTCGCCCGTGCGTTGTATCACCACGCCGAACTGGGCGACGAGATTCCTCAGACTCTGTATAACGCCGTGGCCGAGGTGCTGGCCTATGTCTACCAGTTGCGCCGCCATCGTGAGTACGGCGGCAAGGCGCCCAGTCTGCCGGATGCCCTGGAAGTGCCTGCCGAACTGGATCCGGAAAATACCGCATCAAAATGA
- the motA gene encoding flagellar motor stator protein MotA, giving the protein MLLIVGCLIVIGSVFGGFALAGGHLAALYQPLELLMIGGAAVGAFVLGNTSKALKATFKALPKVAQGSKYTKVLYMDLMALLYDLLAKVRKEGLMSIESDIENPAESPIFAHYPNVLADHEAIEFMTDYLRLMVGGNLNAFEIENLMDNEIEIHHQEGEVPVHCIAKLGDSMPAFGIVAAVMGVIHTMASVGLPPSELGILVAQALVGTFLGILLGYGFVSPCAAVLEQKLEESTKMLQCIRMTLLASINGYAPALAVEFGRKALYSTERPNFIELEERVRLAKNK; this is encoded by the coding sequence ATGCTGCTCATAGTGGGATGTCTCATTGTTATCGGGTCGGTGTTTGGCGGATTTGCTCTTGCCGGCGGACACCTTGCTGCGCTGTATCAGCCGCTGGAACTACTGATGATTGGCGGCGCCGCGGTGGGAGCCTTCGTGCTGGGCAATACGAGCAAGGCGCTCAAGGCTACCTTCAAGGCATTGCCCAAGGTCGCGCAGGGTTCCAAATACACCAAGGTTCTGTACATGGATCTCATGGCGCTACTCTATGATCTTCTCGCGAAAGTCCGCAAGGAGGGGTTGATGTCGATAGAGAGCGATATCGAGAACCCCGCGGAGAGCCCCATCTTTGCGCATTATCCCAACGTTCTGGCCGATCACGAAGCGATCGAATTCATGACAGACTATTTGCGCCTGATGGTGGGTGGCAATCTCAACGCGTTCGAGATCGAGAACCTGATGGATAACGAGATCGAAATTCACCATCAGGAGGGTGAGGTGCCGGTGCATTGCATCGCTAAATTGGGCGACAGCATGCCCGCATTCGGCATCGTCGCGGCTGTCATGGGCGTAATTCATACCATGGCATCGGTGGGCCTGCCGCCATCGGAGCTGGGCATTCTGGTTGCCCAGGCGCTGGTTGGCACATTTCTCGGGATCCTGCTTGGCTACGGTTTTGTTAGCCCGTGCGCCGCTGTACTGGAACAGAAGCTGGAAGAATCCACCAAGATGTTGCAGTGCATCAGGATGACGCTGCTGGCCAGCATAAATGGCTACGCCCCTGCGCTGGCGGTCGAGTTCGGGCGCAAAGCACTGTATTCGACCGAGCGGCCGAATTTTATCGAGCTGGAAGAACGCGTCAGACTGGCAAAAAACAAATGA
- the flhA gene encoding flagellar biosynthesis protein FlhA, with protein sequence MNMIAKFNHIFSGVNARSLTGPLLILMILGMMVLPLPAFVLDMMFTFNIALSIMVLLVSIHTHKPLEFAVFPTVLLLTTLLRLSLNVASTRIVLMEGHTGPDAAGKVIEAFGHYLVGGNYAVGIVVFIILVVINFIVITKGAGRIAEVAARFTLDAMPGKQMAIDADLNAGLLGEEEAGKRRTAIAQEAEFYGSMDGASKFVRGDAIAGILILFINVIGGLLVGVLQHDLDMATAAKTYTLLAIGDGLVAQIPALIISTAAGLVVSRVGTDEDISGQLVSQLFSRPQVLVLTAAIIGLMGLIPGMPHIAFLLLAAVLGGGAYMMTQREKRAAGRVAVAPAVQPEVQDASWDDVTPVDVLGLEVGYRLISLVDRAQDGELLRRIKGVRKKFAQEIGYLPPSVHIRDNLELRPNAYRITLKGVAIGAGEVNVSQYLAINPGGVSGTLPGLATSDPAFGLPAVWIEASQRDQAQIMGYTVVDPGTVVATHLNHLMHTHAAELLGRLEVQQLLDRVAKDSPKLVEDLTPKLLPLSTVQKVLQNLLDESVHIRDMRTIIDAMAEHAARVQDPHELTALIRIALGRAIVQQIWPQSGELQVMALDAGLERLLTQALQASPNSAGIEPGLADTLMREAAGASQRQEQVGLVPVLLVPAPLRTLLARFLRRALPQLKILSHAEVPDSSNIKVTSILGARA encoded by the coding sequence ATGAACATGATCGCCAAATTCAACCACATATTCAGCGGTGTAAACGCTCGCAGCCTGACCGGCCCGTTACTGATACTCATGATTCTCGGCATGATGGTGTTGCCGCTACCGGCTTTTGTGCTGGACATGATGTTTACTTTCAATATCGCGCTCTCCATCATGGTATTGCTGGTCAGTATTCATACGCACAAGCCATTGGAGTTCGCGGTATTCCCGACGGTGCTATTGCTCACGACCTTATTGCGGTTGTCGCTGAATGTGGCTTCAACCCGCATTGTGCTGATGGAGGGCCATACCGGCCCGGATGCGGCCGGCAAGGTGATCGAGGCATTCGGTCACTATCTGGTGGGAGGCAACTACGCGGTAGGCATTGTTGTGTTCATTATCCTGGTGGTGATCAACTTCATCGTGATCACCAAAGGCGCCGGCCGCATTGCGGAAGTTGCTGCGCGCTTTACACTGGATGCGATGCCAGGCAAGCAAATGGCGATCGATGCCGATTTGAACGCCGGTCTGCTGGGCGAGGAGGAGGCGGGCAAGCGCCGTACCGCTATCGCTCAGGAAGCGGAATTCTACGGGTCGATGGATGGCGCCAGCAAGTTCGTTCGCGGCGACGCGATAGCGGGCATCCTGATTCTCTTCATCAATGTGATCGGCGGCTTGCTTGTCGGCGTACTTCAGCACGACCTGGACATGGCCACCGCTGCCAAGACCTATACGCTGCTCGCCATCGGGGATGGCCTGGTGGCGCAGATCCCTGCGCTCATCATCTCCACCGCAGCGGGCCTGGTAGTGAGCCGCGTCGGCACGGATGAGGATATCAGCGGCCAGCTCGTGAGCCAGCTTTTTTCCAGGCCGCAGGTACTGGTCCTTACCGCCGCCATCATCGGCCTCATGGGCCTGATACCCGGCATGCCGCACATTGCCTTCCTGTTGCTGGCCGCTGTGCTGGGCGGTGGCGCGTACATGATGACTCAGCGCGAGAAGCGGGCCGCGGGGCGAGTGGCGGTCGCACCTGCCGTACAGCCTGAAGTCCAGGACGCGAGCTGGGACGATGTAACGCCGGTCGACGTTCTGGGGCTTGAGGTGGGCTACCGGCTGATCTCACTGGTGGACAGGGCACAGGACGGGGAACTCCTGCGGCGGATCAAGGGCGTACGCAAGAAGTTCGCACAGGAGATCGGGTATTTGCCGCCATCGGTACACATTCGCGACAATCTGGAGCTGCGCCCCAATGCTTACCGCATTACCCTCAAAGGCGTTGCGATCGGTGCCGGCGAGGTCAACGTGAGCCAATATCTGGCAATCAACCCCGGCGGCGTCTCCGGCACCTTGCCGGGACTCGCCACCAGCGACCCCGCCTTTGGACTGCCGGCCGTCTGGATCGAGGCCAGCCAGCGTGATCAGGCCCAGATAATGGGTTATACCGTGGTCGATCCCGGCACGGTCGTGGCGACTCATTTGAACCATTTGATGCATACCCATGCAGCGGAATTGCTTGGCCGCCTTGAAGTGCAGCAGTTACTCGACCGTGTGGCGAAAGATTCACCCAAGCTGGTGGAGGATCTGACTCCCAAACTCCTCCCGCTTTCCACCGTACAAAAGGTACTACAGAACCTGCTCGACGAGAGTGTCCATATTCGAGACATGCGGACCATCATCGATGCCATGGCTGAGCATGCCGCCCGGGTGCAAGACCCGCACGAATTGACGGCTTTGATTCGCATTGCCCTGGGTCGCGCGATTGTTCAGCAAATCTGGCCCCAATCCGGCGAATTACAGGTCATGGCACTGGATGCTGGGTTGGAAAGGTTGTTGACACAGGCTCTGCAAGCGAGCCCGAATAGTGCCGGCATTGAGCCGGGGCTGGCCGATACCCTGATGCGCGAAGCCGCGGGGGCGAGTCAGCGCCAGGAGCAGGTAGGCCTCGTTCCGGTATTGCTGGTACCCGCGCCGCTGCGGACGCTATTAGCACGCTTTCTGCGCAGGGCGCTTCCACAGCTCAAGATCCTGTCGCACGCCGAAGTACCTGATTCCAGCAACATTAAAGTTACCTCTATTCTGGGAGCAAGAGCATGA
- the motB gene encoding flagellar motor protein MotB — MADEKRTIVIKRIKKHGRHHGGAWKIAYADFVTAMMAFFLLMWLLGATTQEQLQGLSEYFQTPLKVQPNKASGSGDRSSVIQGGGKDTTQRVGQVRKVSAGPGNLKAAQAELERLDRRKLEALKGRLEQLIESHPIMRDFKEQLLLDITSEGLRIQIVDHMNRPMFALAKAELQPYTKTILQKLGGVLNEVPNKISLSGHTDATPYASGEKNYSNWELSADRANASRRQLIMGGMNEKKIMRVVGLSSAVLFDKDDATNPVNRRISVIVMSNKAAEDLSKEGGSTKEIRSNATVDAHALRPGGAS; from the coding sequence ATGGCTGACGAAAAACGCACCATCGTCATCAAGAGAATCAAGAAGCATGGCCGTCATCATGGTGGTGCATGGAAAATTGCCTATGCGGATTTTGTTACCGCAATGATGGCGTTTTTTCTGCTCATGTGGCTGCTGGGCGCCACTACCCAGGAGCAGTTGCAGGGTCTTTCCGAGTATTTCCAGACACCGCTCAAGGTTCAGCCAAACAAGGCCAGCGGCAGCGGGGACAGAAGCAGCGTGATTCAGGGAGGCGGCAAGGATACAACGCAGCGCGTAGGACAGGTGAGGAAGGTGAGTGCCGGACCCGGCAATCTCAAGGCAGCACAGGCCGAGCTTGAGCGGCTTGACAGGCGCAAGCTGGAAGCTCTGAAGGGCCGGCTGGAGCAGTTGATCGAGTCTCATCCGATCATGCGCGACTTCAAGGAGCAATTGCTGCTGGATATTACTTCCGAGGGCTTGCGCATTCAGATAGTCGATCACATGAACCGGCCCATGTTCGCACTCGCCAAAGCCGAGTTGCAGCCCTATACCAAGACCATCCTGCAGAAGCTGGGCGGGGTATTGAATGAAGTACCCAATAAGATAAGTCTCTCGGGCCATACCGATGCGACACCCTATGCGAGCGGCGAGAAGAACTACAGCAACTGGGAACTATCGGCCGACCGGGCCAATGCCTCGCGGCGTCAACTCATCATGGGCGGCATGAATGAGAAAAAAATCATGCGCGTGGTGGGTTTGAGTTCGGCGGTGCTGTTCGATAAGGACGATGCCACCAATCCCGTCAACCGGCGCATCAGCGTTATCGTAATGAGCAACAAGGCGGCGGAGGATCTAAGCAAGGAAGGTGGGTCAACAAAAGAAATCAGAAGTAACGCCACCGTGGATGCGCATGCCTTGCGACCCGGCGGTGCCAGTTAA